The sequence ttattttgctgtttataccatctagaatatttttaatttcagtcattttgttgttcattactgtttgcttgctctttagttctaggtctttattaaatgtttcttctattttctcttttttgtttttgagattttggatcatttttagtATCAAtactctgcattctttttcaggcagttttcctatttcctcttcatttatttggtcttgtggatttttatcttgctcctttgcctgcagggtgtttctttttttccttattttttctaatgtgtattatttgctgtctcttttccctatggtgcctaatagtaattcctcttgtttctgctctgtaccccctgtgttggggttggtccagtgtcttgagtatgcTTCCTGGTGGGATAGTCTGCTGTCTTCTTTCTGATGTGTGGATCTgaatcttttccctctgatgagcaggtccatgtcagatggtgtgttttagggtatctgtgaggctaatatggctttaggtagtctgtgtgctgatgggtgggtttgtgttcctgccATGTTTGTAGCTTGGTgggaggtatccagcactggcagctgcaggCAGTCAGGTGCAGCTGGTTCTTAgattctgatagaggcctctgtgcaAATTCTCTGctgttaatcttccctgtggctgaggactctctagttgtTTAGCATCCTGGACTCATTGCTCCCTCGCCAgagtctccaacttgacttctggttgaggaatccagactccagagttTGCTTGtcacagcaataaaggggatttaaAAAGACCATCTacgccccagactaatggcaaaaggttaagtcaaacaaatactaaagcaaggaaacacaaaaacacagaggaaagacaaaaactgaaCTCAATAGAACATAAAGGTCTAGAACAATCTGATAGAAAAACCCCAGAATGCagtcagacaatcaaagagagaaccaacaaaaattcaaacaaacaaaacaaaacaaaaaacaaaaaaccaaacaaacaaaccacaaaacCAGGGAAACTGTGAAAAtgaggatcaaatataacaaagagcaagacaGCAACCAGACAGagtgaagatccccaaaacaaaatcacaagTATAATTAaatctaagataaagacaaaacctaataacaaaaaccaaagctgtgtgtcatctgaagaataaagcaaggaaacagagcagaccaataatattaattaaaattataataagataaaataaactaaaaagggatagaacaagAGAAGaatgtagtatgactggaaatataaaaagaaaaagaaaaaaatgtataaaagatagagaagaaaagaagataggggaaaTAAACTCAGCACTataaaaaagctagctagaaatagaaatatataaaaaggctaaaaataaaaatagaagtaaaaaatagaataaaaaatatgttataaaacatgaagatcccttaggactaaaatcttaattaaaaaaaagtctagaactaaccacagaatggatcagatcaatagaattaataatcataattctgtttccttggggtctcaactGTGTGCCCTTGTACCTGCCTTGGACCTCAGGCAACCTTCTCCTCCACAAGAGgccttcttctgcctctgggttggactctggagctgccgtgggtcctatggggtccacttaggctctgatctgccccaattcctgtgtgtgcttgctcccacagtccacggCTTCAGgagttagacctttttcatttgtgggaacactcattgtttactcagatcttccaaagacatagggtctacctagctgatcacggggatttagtctgcagtgtgtatatctgatggaaagattttagaacctatTCCTTCATCCCCCTGttcctggtgttcagctttggtccTTGCTTCTGTGTGTtgtctaactgccagagtctggtcctgaggctgccttggagctccttgggtctgcctcagtgagggtttcctttattgttcacctgCAGATggatgtgtgtggggagagagaggctttggtaacggctcctctccctgcatgtgacccaatagtagcaccctgcttggatcatggGAGCTCTGGGGGTAatgccaaatgtgcagggatgccagTGGCACGGGtctaggaaatctggccttagtgtggttctttactggtgcccagtgctaggtgcctgatgggcagccctcaggagcctttgtattactctgtgaccaacAGAGCTTCTTTTACTGTTCATCTgtagtgccagtgtgtggggaagagagagggaacaatagtggctccttcccctgggtgtgaGTGGGCAGTAGAACTCTGCCTGTGTTGTGGAAGTCCTGGCAGTGGTgatggtgcctattgcagagggaagccagcaggctcaggtgtaagcagaatgtctccaaagttgggccactctgtggacttctggcTCTCAGCCACAGGCACAAGAGGCCAGCCCTGTCAGGAGGCTTTTTCTACCCCTTGTTGACTGCGACAGCAAGGCCCGGGGCGGGGGACCTCCCTTCGTTCatcacaggcactgagagagaggctacaactgtggctcctccccactgcttgtgagtcaacAGTAgtgagccaccaccatggctgctcagctttccacagtaggcattctccgctgtggatttcttccctcctgtcccctcagcccACGTCCCCAcaaccaacaatgtttctcaccatGAACTAGTACTCCaattcccacattccagctcccagaccccctgtatagctgtgaacccatgtctcagtctgggatgTGCAAAGCCATGATACAGACCctctgtttctcactcttttccatCTGACACatctcagccacttcaccctctttggagagtcccaaatgcctcccttctaacccaatcaaattccccactGGAGAGTGGGTTTCCCCATTAGACAAGGgaggtttccctgaattcagaagtgtctcctctgtttcagctccccccaccccagggtgtaggactcatccctttcctttcttctcctcctctttctcctattttcccccactctgtcctacccagttttgtagggatctttgcagtcctttctgatgtccaatgccttctgctggtgttcagctggttttctttgagaattattgcatcttttgatgtattcctgatgaaTCTTTGGAGAAGGAtacattccatgtccttctacttcaccaccatctttttccctgttttgttttttttttatcattcaaCTTGAGTGTTCCTGAGATTGTTGGATCTATGAGCTTGGGTTGTATATCAATATAATGATGGAAAAATTTAGGCCATTACCTTGTCAAGTGTTTGggggaaatatttcctttttctcttactGGGATTCCTCGACACATTTGTttgattatttgatattttctcaCAGGTCTCTAATACAATTATTTGTTTCTATTCACTTCTCTTTCTGTGTTTAGCTTGAGGACTTTCTATTGACTAGTCTTATAGTTCAGGGGTCAGGAAACaatggcccatgggccaaatatggttgattatttttataaataaagtcttACTGGAACAAAGCTACACTCATCATTGACACATTGTCTAAGGCCACTTTTGTGTAAAAACAGCAGAGTTCAGTAGCTGTGACAAAAATTATATGGCTTTCCATGCCTAAAAATTTACTATCTGGTACCTTTGAGAAAGTTTGACAATTTCTGTTCTAGTTCatggttttcttccttctgctatatagAAGATGCTCTTAATCTCATCCAATAATTTCTTCattggagatttatttttttggtctagAATTTCATTATTgttctttgaaaatttccatttctctcttttcactcTACCCTGTACTCATTTCTACATCATTTAACCTACTTACactagtcatttaaaaattcttgtctTCTGGGTCTTCCCAGGTgccacagtgtttaagaatccacctgccaattcagtgGATGTGTattcaagccctagtctgggaagatcccacatgctgtggagcaactaagcctgtgcaccacgactactgagcctgcactctagagcccaggagccacaactactgagcccatgtgccacagctactgaggctcacatgcctagagcctgtgctaagcaaaaagagaagccaccacaatgagaagcctgcacaccacaacaaagtgtagccccccactcactacagtgagagaaagcccacacacagcaataaagaaCCAATGAGGCCAAAAtaagtagaataaaataaaataaaataaatataaaaaatattcttgtCTTCTAAATCTAAACCTGTGTCATCTATGGATCTACCTGTATTGATGGCATTTTCTCTTGGCAagtaccaatttttttattgcctttttgcatgttttatcattttttaacaatgaaactgtagaagaaaataaagggggGAAGGCTTACCCACCCTCTTTTTGGAAGACTTACAAAGAattgcaagaatagtacaaagaacaGTACAATATTTGCAGATATGCCATTTTGAAACCACTGTACAACACTTCCTCCACCTTGTTCACTATCTTTCTCCTCTACattgatatatagatataattactattttttctGAACTAATAGAGAGTAGGTTGCAAGTGAATGCACCCTGAACCCCTTAAAATGTGGAGCAAGAATGGTCCCTTACATAACCACAATTCAGTTATCACGTTCAGGAAATTTAGCATTGCACAATACTCTTAAAGTTTGGCTCATATTCCAAATTAATCAATAGTCCCTATGGTGACCCATTTGGAGCCCCCAGAAGGAGATGCAGGCTGAGTTTCATGGAGACTATAGTCTCCTTTCAGCTGGAACAGCTTCtcagcctttttctttcttttgtctttcatgaTGTTGATGTTTTTGAAGAATGCAGCCCTATTATAAGATCAAATGGCCATCACTTGAGATTCTTGGAtacctcatgattagattcaggcaATGCATTTTTCTTGGACTATTCCATAAGTGATGCTGTGTACTTTTCAGAGAATCACATTTTGAGCACATGACCTTTTGCCCCTTTACTGTTGATGTTAACTTTGACCAGTTACTGtatgcttattttttcctttgtaattgtTAAGTGGTTATATAGAGATGGTTTAAGGCTGTTTTTTCTTAAGCCATCCCCTGCTGCACCATAGTTAGCATCCATTGATGCATTCCCAAATAGTTTACCTGTGATACTTGCAAAATGGTTAATTTTCTAAGCCCATATTTTCCCTATATTTATGAGTCAGTATTCTACAGTAGGGAAAAGCTTACCTTTTGTCCCTGTTTTCTTACTTACCTACCTATTATATGTCTTGAAGGGAAGGAGAATATGATACCTCAAGGTGTTCCACTTTgctatattgattattttgagctaaagacaCTTAAAACACACTGAAGGCAGggagaggctttctctgaactcccctTATATGTCTATAAACATATCCTACAAAGGAATGTGATTATCATAAATCCCCTAACCAGCAGTTTCATCACACAGGGAAAATTGACTCTTATCATGAGAGAAGAGACAAGAAGTGACACCACACCCAGATGAACTTTGTCAGAAACTAACAAAGCTCCCATCTATTCTTCTAAAGCCCATTCATCTATCCTAAAAACCACCTACCCTCCCTTAAGTGGCCTATAACCTCACTCACCTTTTGCAATTACGATGGTATTTAAGCCTAATTTCTAAGTCCTCTCAGGGTTATTCACTTTCCCCTGTTATCTCCCATGTATACAAAAGATATACATgttaatacatttctgtttctttttcttatattaattGATCTTTTATTACAGGTGTCAGCTAAGGGCTCAGAGGGGCTGAGTGTCTGTCACTGAGTCACTGCCAATGTGCAAGTGATAACCACTGATACCCTTGCTGTACCAAGCTCTGAATAAATAccttttacttttctcatttggCTGGTCTTCATTTATATCTACAGTtctaaataagtatttgttgcaTGAACAATAAAAAACCAataattgagaagaaaaattataggaCACCAATTGAGTACAAAGTTTGCAGAAGAACTGACTAAGCTCCACTTTTTGGCATTCATGACTAAATTCCCAGAGTGTAGCTAGATATTCACTCTGACACTCAGTAGTGATCAATTCTCCCCCAGCCTCCAAGGGTGAGGCAAGGGTGAAGACCCCTGTGGGACGTGGAGGTGGATGAGTGAAGAGATGTGTCATGGGTGCCTCTTCCTTTGCTTAGAAGGGAGTCTGGGGTATTTTTCAAAGCCAGGGCTATGGGGATTGTATTTTGTCCTGAagtcatttcattaattttggcTTCCTCATTGGGATGGAGCTTCTGTCTGGTCCCTGAGGTCATTATGAGCTGAGTTGGGCCTCCAAGGATATTTCCTCAGCAACCAGAGGTGTAAACCTGGAACATGAGGTCATTAACTTTGTAAGATGTAGAAGAACATCTTGGATGGTTAattctataaatttttatttggagCCACGGAACTGGAGGAGAGTCTGTGTCTTAGGATCTTTCTCAAGCCATCAGTTACTCATGTATTTCACTGAGGAATAGATTTTTGCATATTTGTTGATTCTGACACATTTCTGCTGAGCTCCACAGAATGGAGTAGATGCTGAACTGTGGAGAGCTGAATGGCATGGTAGGTGCTGAAGGGGATGAGGGAAGACCGGACACATGAGGAATTAAAGGTGACTAGGATGGGGAAGAAGTAGATTTGACTTCTAGCTTCAGCTGTGTCAAGCTGGACACAGAGACAACCTTGTTGCCAAAGGCTGTCAGCATCAGAGACCTGAAAGATGGTAATCCTAGTTTACTTGGGCAAACTTGTTATCATTGCTTATTTGTTCTCCAATCTCTGGACTCAGTTCCAAAATAGGCAGACAGGCCTGTTAGGTTATTGCCGCATATATGCCCTCATCAGTCTGGTATCTGTGGCTTTTCTTCATTCCTGCCTCCGCTCATCTAGAAATCTACCTCCCTGAGCTGTTTTCTGGCTCCCTTTTCAGGCATTTCCCTGTAACTCGCTATGCCCCAGGATTTGCCTGTCTGCTGTCATGATCTTCCGCCTCTAGATACCTTTCTCACCGATGCTAATGTGAAAATGGCATTGTGCATGCACGTTGTCCTAAGCCAGTGTGTGAACCGATAtcccatcagaatcacctggggagctcttAAAAAATCACATATGATGATGCTGCATCCAGACCCAGTAGCCAGACCGCCACGGGGTGGAACCAAGGCACATGTACATTTTCAAAAACATCTTCTCAGATGTCTTAGAGACATAAGCATGACCCCAGTCATGCTGCAGGACCCCAGGAATCTCactgttgcttcttttttttgtctgttcaTAATTATCCTCCTATAGCAAACTGTTTCCATGGTCTTTGTTACTCTTTGATAGCCTTTCCAGTTTCTATTATCTGAAATTCTTGAATTGTAATTCTGACATAAAGAacactcacaaaaaaaaaaaaaagaaaaagaaagaaagaaaaggaaaaagaagaaaaaacacctCTGGAGGCCTACCATTTGTGGAGTGAGCACTGGCTATTCTATCTTTGGTAAAGTCAGTGAGTGTCACTGATTCTTAAAACAGTCAGATTTTCAAACCAGATTAGAGCCAAGCAAAGTCACCCACTCACACACCCCACAGTCAAATTAGCAAGGTGGGGTTGAAGGTTGGCATATGTCCAGAGAGGCGTTTTGAGGTTCTCATGATGCATTTGATAGAACACAGCTCTGTTACAGTGTCTCTTGTGttgggaaaatataattaaatgccTAATCTCATCCCTACTCTGAAAATCACaaaggtagaagagaaagaaaacggCCTTGTATTTGAATAAACATTAAATCAGAATATGATGTGAATCACAGGTGATCTGCTCAGAGATTGCAAAGACAGAGGGAATATCACCGTTTTTTTAGCTAGGCAATCACAACCCATTATACACATGCTCGCAAGCTAAACTATTACTAATCCTCAATGAAGAGGACTTGACAGCATTATTTGTCACACAGAGTTTATCCTCGACTCACTTCATAATAGGGGTGACTATCTGTGTTAGCTGGATTTATCCAAAGCAAATACAAACTTCTCACATGTTATGACAAGAGATAATTCTACAACTTGGAGCAAGGTGCCTGCTGAAGTTAGGGTCCTGTCCTCTTACAGAGCCTGGGAAGTAAGGGCTCTATCTTctttgatgattacatttcaagaAGATGGTTTCTAGGTACTTGAGAAGATATTCCTGAGTCAGAAGTCTGGCTGGAGCTCATTTTACTTTCAaagatttacatatatatttcagagagagaagaaacttacacttgcacatttttaaagtacttgcCAAGGAAAGTGGGTGTAGgagtcttttcctttcttttcaatttgtatttgtcCTTACACCTGTGctttcccaccccctttcccacctccttctctctctctgtctccaccccCAGTACTCACTTCCCCCTGTCAAAGAGGAAGAAActttcctctgcctctctgggTTCTTCTGGCTGCTCTAAGAATTAGATTGACATGACACAAGTTCACAAGACAAAATCAAACATAGGTTTAATAACATGAATACTTGAGAGAGACTTGGGAAAACTAAGTAACTCACCAAAAGGGCTAAAGCTCTCctcttaaataccatcttcagcctTCAAGACAAAAGAGGATTTTGGGGTAATGGTTTGGGATTTCaaagggaggaaggcaattcacatggagataaAAAAGCCAAAGTTTGGTataaaatgtttgctgggccatgtggtgacaatgggacacagagtgcTCTCTGATCTCTAGATCCTGCCTAGAGTTTCCCCTACACATACACACTTGGCCATGTTCTTTGCAGATACCTCTGGTAATAGCTTTATTCTGGGACAAGTACCTAATCGAAATTCTTTTAGGTACTTAGGGAGAACATCAAAGTTTCTTCTTTAGCTTTttggccttgattgttttcagctcataacaatccacatgccaaagagacattttcagGTGACAAATTTTGTTCCCCTACATCTTAAATCTGTATCCCCTTTTCATAAATCTGCAGCTATTCACCTGTTACTTACAACACCTCTCTCACTCTGTTTCATTCTCCGCagctcctcctctgggctccctaGTCTTTCaggagaaataaaatcaaatcctgaGGACAACTGAGAGGAAATGGATTTTCACTGCAGGAGGAAAGAATGGGTTATAACAGTGGGCTGGGCACTGTCCTTTAGAAGACACAAGAGACAGTTATTTTCCTTGTATGATGGAGATGCCAGGTAAGTCGTTTTGTTCTTATGTTTGctcctttatttttcactcagGGTCAAGGCCATGGACCTCTGGAACCATACTTCCCTATCAGACTTCATCCTTTTGGGTCTGTTCAGCTACTCACCATATGACTTCTTCCTTTTTACCCTTGTCCTTCTGGCCTCTGCTGCCACCCTGGCTGGAaacatcctcttcctcctgctcatACAAGCGGACAGGCGCCTGCACACCCCGATGTACTTTTTTCTCAGCCAGCTCTCCATCATGGACCTGACCATGATGGGCACGGTGGTGCCCAAGATGGCAGCCAACTACCTCTCAGGGAGTAAGTTCATCTCTTGGGGTGGCTGTGCAGCTCAGGTCTTCTTCGTGGTCATGGTAGGAGGAGGGGAGTGCTTCCTCTTAGGGGTCATGTCCTATGACAGATATGTGGCAGTGTGCCACCCCCTGAGGTACCCTGTGCTCATGAACTGGAAGGCCTGCTGTCTAATGGACTTGGCATCCTGGATGGTTGGAGTCACTGACAGTGTGATTTACATGGGTGTGGTCTTCACCTTCCCCTACTGCGGCTCTCTCCAGGTGGACCATTTTTTCTGTGAGGTCCCAGCCCTGTTGAGGCTCTCTTGTGCTGACACTTCCCTCTTTGAGGACCTCATCTATACTTGCTGCGTGGTCATGATGTTGCTGCCCCTGGGGGTCATTGTGACTTCCTATGCCCGGATCCTCATGGCTGTGATTAGGATGCCCTCCACGGAGGGGAAACAGAAAGCTCTGACCACGTGCTCCTCCCACCTGGCTGTGGTGGGACTTTACTATGGGGGAGGTATATTTAACTACATGCAGAAGGCTTCTGCTAGGACACCAGTGGGAGACAGAGCCATCTCCACCTTCTACACCATCCTTGCCCCAATGCTCAACCCACTCATTTACAGCCTGAGGAACAGGGAGGTAATGAAGGCCCTGAAGAAGGTGCTGGGGAGATGGAGAGTGTAGACATGCCCATCTTTCTGGGGCTTCCTCTCTTGTCCTGCTCCTTCCTCTTCAAGTTCAGGTTCTCTTTTGGCTCATCTTCCTCTTCTGTACCTATTGGGCCCTTCTCCTTGTTGGGGTGAGGCTCAGAGCTGAGCAATCTGAAAGCATGCGAGCAGAAGAGATCAAGGAAACAGATGCTAGTGATCAGTTTGTCTATGAATCTTTCCTCTGTGAGCACCCTTTTTCTGTCCAATGACAGCCCATTGATGCATTATTTACCTTTTCCCTAGAATTGCTGCAGGCAGTCTTCTTCTGAATTGCATATTAAATGTGATCAAGGAGTAGGAACTGATTTAAGAACTCATTGCCCACTGAAATGTGTTGCAAAGGTCAGAGGTGGTGTCTGACATGTAggagccatgtgaccttggaaatGTTACTTCATTCTCTGGGCTTCATGTTGTCATCTGTACCATCATTGCTACCAGGAAAGTGAGTCCAATATTTCCCGGCACTAACTGCTATTTTCTTACTGTAACACAAACTCCATTTCAATGTATCTTAtgttattaaatgagataaagagaTTTGTGCCTTCTTGAACTAGTACATTAAATATAACTATCAATGTGTAAAATATCAAGGATATGCA is a genomic window of Hippopotamus amphibius kiboko isolate mHipAmp2 chromosome 15, mHipAmp2.hap2, whole genome shotgun sequence containing:
- the LOC130836333 gene encoding olfactory receptor 2M5-like, whose amino-acid sequence is MDLWNHTSLSDFILLGLFSYSPYDFFLFTLVLLASAATLAGNILFLLLIQADRRLHTPMYFFLSQLSIMDLTMMGTVVPKMAANYLSGSKFISWGGCAAQVFFVVMVGGGECFLLGVMSYDRYVAVCHPLRYPVLMNWKACCLMDLASWMVGVTDSVIYMGVVFTFPYCGSLQVDHFFCEVPALLRLSCADTSLFEDLIYTCCVVMMLLPLGVIVTSYARILMAVIRMPSTEGKQKALTTCSSHLAVVGLYYGGGIFNYMQKASARTPVGDRAISTFYTILAPMLNPLIYSLRNREVMKALKKVLGRWRV